A single region of the Plantactinospora soyae genome encodes:
- a CDS encoding DUF503 domain-containing protein: MYTGTAVFDLLLPGDSRSLKAKRSYVRPIVAALRKFEVSAAEVGALDLHGRAQIAVAVVASETEHVSTVLDSCERLIAGRPEIELLSVRRRLHGADD, translated from the coding sequence GTGTATACCGGAACCGCCGTTTTCGACCTGCTGCTGCCCGGAGACTCGCGCTCCCTGAAAGCGAAGAGGTCGTACGTCCGCCCCATTGTCGCCGCACTGCGGAAATTCGAGGTGTCAGCCGCCGAGGTGGGCGCGCTTGACCTGCACGGCCGGGCCCAGATCGCCGTCGCAGTGGTGGCCTCCGAGACTGAGCACGTCAGCACGGTGCTGGATTCCTGTGAGCGCCTGATCGCCGGCCGACCGGAGATCGAGTTGCTCTCCGTACGCCGACGGTTGCACGGTGCGGATGACTGA
- a CDS encoding DUF6186 family protein, whose protein sequence is MKLLAIGGFTAALLLFVVVEWAARREGSRIPTFGDVCAYVMRYEVGPVPVGRIALFGFWWWMGWHFFAR, encoded by the coding sequence ATGAAGCTTCTCGCGATCGGCGGGTTCACGGCGGCCCTGCTGCTCTTCGTCGTGGTGGAGTGGGCGGCCCGGCGGGAGGGGTCCCGGATCCCGACCTTCGGCGACGTCTGTGCCTACGTGATGCGGTACGAGGTCGGCCCGGTGCCGGTCGGCCGGATCGCCCTGTTCGGCTTCTGGTGGTGGATGGGCTGGCACTTCTTTGCCCGCTGA
- the dapB gene encoding 4-hydroxy-tetrahydrodipicolinate reductase: MSGDPLRVGVLGARGRMGIEVCRAVDAAEGLELVAMIDQGDWLFNASDAGAEVVVDFTTPDVVMDNLHWCIDQGISVVVGTSGFTEQRLDRVRTWLSHKPGVGVVIAPNFGIGAVLMMQFAARAARFFESVEIIEQHHPKKLDAPSGTATHTARLIAQARAEAGQGAAPDATRDEVPGARGAEIDGVRVHAVRAAGLVAHQEVLFGTTGETLTIRHDSYDRTSFMPGVLLAVRSVRNRPGLTVGIDDFLA; encoded by the coding sequence CTGTCGGGAGATCCGTTGCGGGTCGGTGTGCTGGGGGCCCGTGGTCGGATGGGCATCGAGGTGTGCCGGGCGGTCGACGCCGCCGAGGGACTCGAACTGGTGGCGATGATCGACCAGGGTGACTGGCTGTTCAACGCCTCCGACGCCGGTGCCGAGGTGGTGGTCGACTTCACCACCCCCGACGTGGTGATGGACAACCTGCACTGGTGCATCGACCAGGGCATCAGCGTGGTCGTCGGCACCAGCGGCTTCACCGAGCAGCGGCTGGACCGGGTGCGTACCTGGCTGTCCCACAAGCCCGGGGTCGGGGTGGTGATCGCCCCCAACTTCGGGATCGGCGCGGTGCTGATGATGCAGTTCGCGGCGCGGGCGGCCCGGTTCTTCGAGTCGGTGGAGATCATCGAGCAGCACCATCCGAAGAAGCTCGACGCCCCCAGCGGCACCGCCACGCACACCGCACGGCTGATCGCCCAGGCCCGTGCCGAGGCCGGGCAGGGAGCCGCGCCGGATGCGACCAGGGACGAGGTGCCGGGCGCGCGGGGAGCCGAGATCGACGGGGTACGGGTGCACGCCGTCCGGGCCGCCGGTCTGGTCGCCCACCAGGAGGTGCTGTTCGGTACCACCGGTGAAACGCTCACCATCCGGCACGACTCGTACGACCGTACGTCGTTCATGCCCGGCGTCCTGCTGGCCGTCCGCTCGGTCCGGAACCGCCCCGGCCTCACGGTCGGCATCGACGACTTCCTCGCCTGA
- a CDS encoding polyribonucleotide nucleotidyltransferase: MTETPGTNNTLGSEHRTAVIDNGSFGTREITFSTGRLARQAAGSVIAQLGETVVLSATTAGRQPKEQFDFFPLTVDVEERMYAAGRIPGSFFRREGRPSEDAILTCRLIDRPLRPSFVKGLRNEVQVVETVLALDPQHPYDVVAINAASLSTKISGLPFSGPIGATRMAHVDGQWVAFPTIEELGRATFDMVVAGRALPDGDVAIMMVEAEATEHTVALVAGGAPAPTEEVVASGLEAAKPAIRELCRAQSELAEVSAKPIAEFPVFLDYNDDVYDAVSGAARSEIAEALKIAGKADREEALDRIKERVVEQLATDFEGREKEISAAFRSLNKSEVRGRVLRDQVRMDGRGVRDIRPLTAEIAVLPRVHGSALFERGETQILGVTTLNMLRMEQALDTLSPEKHKRYMHNYNFPPYSTGETGRVGAPKRREIGHGALAERALIPVLPSREEFPYAIRQVSEALGSNGSTSMGSVCASTLALLSAGVPLKAPVAGIAMGLISDEVDGKTQYVTLTDILGAEDAFGDMDFKVAGTKEFVTALQLDTKLDGIPSDVLAAALQQAYEARQVILGVMQEAIEAPATMSDYAPRVTTVKIPVDKIGMVIGPKGQTINAIQDETGAEISIEDDGTIYVGATNGPSAEAAVERINAIANPTLPKVGDKFLGTVVKTAAFGAFVSLLPGRDGLLHISKVGDGKRVERVEDFLNVGDKVEVSIADIDARGKIYLDKVRPEGEEAPAQAPGGERPASRDRGDRGPRDRSDRDRGDRGPARGDREGEAGGNDGNGGEGGEGGAGGERRRRNRHS, translated from the coding sequence ATGACCGAAACACCAGGCACCAACAACACGCTGGGCAGCGAGCACCGCACTGCCGTGATCGACAACGGGTCCTTCGGCACCCGTGAGATCACCTTCTCGACCGGCCGGCTCGCCCGGCAGGCCGCCGGCTCCGTCATCGCCCAGCTCGGCGAGACGGTGGTCCTCTCCGCGACCACGGCCGGCCGGCAGCCGAAGGAGCAGTTCGACTTCTTCCCGCTGACCGTCGACGTCGAGGAGCGGATGTACGCCGCGGGTCGCATCCCCGGCTCGTTCTTCCGCCGCGAGGGCCGGCCCAGCGAGGACGCGATCCTCACCTGCCGGCTGATCGACCGGCCGCTGCGCCCGTCGTTCGTCAAGGGCCTCCGCAACGAGGTCCAGGTCGTCGAGACCGTACTGGCGCTCGACCCGCAGCACCCGTACGACGTGGTCGCGATCAACGCCGCGTCGCTCTCCACCAAGATCTCCGGCCTGCCGTTCTCCGGCCCGATCGGGGCGACCCGGATGGCGCACGTGGACGGCCAGTGGGTCGCCTTCCCGACCATCGAGGAACTGGGCCGGGCCACCTTCGACATGGTGGTGGCCGGCCGGGCCCTGCCGGACGGCGACGTCGCGATCATGATGGTCGAGGCCGAGGCCACCGAGCACACCGTCGCGCTGGTCGCCGGCGGTGCCCCCGCACCGACCGAGGAGGTCGTGGCGAGCGGTCTGGAGGCCGCCAAGCCGGCCATCCGGGAGCTGTGCCGGGCGCAGAGCGAGCTGGCCGAGGTCTCGGCCAAGCCGATCGCCGAGTTCCCCGTCTTCCTCGACTACAACGACGACGTCTACGACGCGGTCTCCGGTGCCGCCCGTAGCGAGATCGCCGAGGCACTCAAGATCGCCGGCAAGGCGGATCGCGAGGAGGCTCTCGACCGGATCAAGGAGCGGGTCGTCGAGCAGCTCGCGACCGACTTCGAGGGCCGGGAGAAGGAGATCAGCGCGGCGTTCCGCTCGCTGAACAAGTCCGAGGTGCGGGGCCGGGTGCTCCGCGACCAGGTCCGGATGGACGGTCGGGGCGTACGCGACATCCGGCCGCTGACCGCCGAGATCGCGGTGCTGCCCCGGGTGCACGGCTCGGCGCTGTTCGAGCGCGGCGAGACGCAGATCCTCGGCGTCACCACGCTCAACATGCTGCGCATGGAGCAGGCGCTGGACACCCTCTCCCCGGAGAAGCACAAGCGCTACATGCACAACTACAACTTCCCGCCGTACTCCACCGGTGAGACCGGCCGGGTCGGTGCGCCGAAGCGGCGCGAGATCGGGCACGGGGCGCTCGCCGAGCGGGCACTGATTCCGGTGCTGCCGAGCCGCGAGGAATTCCCGTACGCGATCCGCCAGGTCTCCGAGGCGCTCGGCTCGAACGGGTCCACCTCGATGGGCTCGGTCTGCGCCTCCACCCTGGCGCTGCTCTCGGCCGGTGTGCCGCTGAAGGCGCCGGTGGCGGGCATCGCGATGGGGCTCATCTCCGACGAGGTGGACGGCAAGACCCAGTACGTGACGCTGACCGACATCCTCGGTGCCGAGGACGCCTTCGGCGACATGGACTTCAAGGTCGCCGGCACCAAGGAGTTCGTCACCGCGTTGCAGCTCGACACCAAGCTCGACGGCATCCCGTCCGACGTGCTGGCCGCCGCGTTGCAGCAGGCGTACGAGGCCCGGCAGGTCATCCTCGGCGTGATGCAGGAGGCGATCGAGGCTCCGGCCACGATGTCGGACTACGCGCCGCGGGTCACCACCGTGAAGATCCCGGTCGACAAGATCGGCATGGTGATCGGCCCGAAGGGCCAGACCATCAACGCCATCCAGGACGAGACCGGCGCCGAGATCTCGATCGAGGACGACGGCACCATCTACGTCGGCGCGACCAACGGCCCGTCGGCAGAGGCGGCGGTCGAGCGGATCAACGCGATCGCGAACCCGACGCTGCCGAAGGTCGGCGACAAGTTCCTCGGCACGGTGGTGAAGACGGCCGCCTTCGGCGCGTTCGTCTCGCTGCTGCCCGGCCGCGACGGCCTGTTGCACATCTCCAAGGTGGGCGACGGCAAGCGGGTCGAGCGGGTCGAGGACTTCCTGAACGTCGGCGACAAGGTCGAGGTGTCGATCGCCGACATCGACGCCCGCGGCAAGATCTACCTGGACAAGGTGCGGCCCGAGGGCGAGGAGGCACCGGCCCAGGCGCCGGGCGGCGAGCGTCCGGCCAGCCGGGACCGGGGCGACCGTGGCCCGCGTGACCGGAGCGACCGCGACCGTGGCGACCGTGGCCCGGCCCGGGGCGACCGCGAGGGCGAAGCCGGTGGCAATGATGGCAATGGCGGCGAGGGTGGCGAGGGCGGTGCCGGCGGCGAGCGCCGTCGCCGCAACCGGCACAGCTGA
- a CDS encoding DHH family phosphoesterase, translating into MSGGALLADVPRPAATEQPTEAEWAAAVSAITTLPANGRILLICHVNPDGDALGSMLGFALGLRRLGVRQLQATFPGRPEVPEPFQAMPGLDLLVPATEADPDPDLVICFDVAAVSRLGDLADRLDRAGASVVLDHHASNTRFGGIHLVDPDAAATSVVVEKLLVRLGVPLDQGIAECLYVALATDTGSFRFDMTTPAVHEMAARLLATGIRPGEISRRIFDTRPFGAVRLYGDVLGRTQLEPLEAGGRGLVWTYATLADLERHGQRPYTLEPLIDSVRCTAEADVSCVLKQVAEGEWAVSMRSKGAMDVSRVAVALGGGGHRLAAGFTAYGSVPEVIEAIRTELGRGGVALDLGGTAASELQDQE; encoded by the coding sequence GTGAGCGGCGGAGCGTTGCTCGCCGACGTGCCCCGGCCGGCGGCCACCGAGCAGCCGACCGAGGCGGAGTGGGCCGCGGCGGTGAGCGCGATCACGACGCTGCCGGCCAACGGCCGGATACTGCTGATCTGTCACGTGAACCCGGACGGCGACGCCCTGGGCAGCATGCTCGGGTTCGCGCTGGGACTGCGCCGGCTGGGCGTACGCCAGTTGCAGGCCACCTTCCCCGGGCGCCCGGAGGTGCCGGAGCCGTTCCAGGCGATGCCCGGCCTCGACCTGCTGGTGCCGGCCACCGAGGCGGACCCGGACCCGGACCTGGTGATCTGCTTCGACGTCGCCGCCGTGTCGCGGCTGGGCGACCTGGCCGACCGGTTGGACCGGGCCGGCGCCTCCGTGGTGCTGGACCACCACGCCTCGAACACCCGGTTCGGCGGGATCCACCTGGTCGACCCGGACGCCGCCGCGACGTCGGTGGTGGTGGAGAAGCTGCTCGTCCGGCTGGGAGTGCCGCTGGACCAGGGGATCGCCGAGTGCCTGTACGTCGCCCTGGCGACCGACACCGGCTCGTTCCGGTTCGACATGACCACACCGGCGGTGCACGAGATGGCCGCCCGGCTGCTGGCGACCGGAATCCGACCCGGGGAGATCTCCCGGCGGATCTTCGACACCCGGCCGTTCGGCGCGGTCCGGCTCTACGGGGACGTGCTGGGTCGTACCCAGCTCGAACCGCTGGAGGCCGGCGGGCGCGGGCTGGTCTGGACGTACGCCACGCTGGCGGACCTGGAGCGGCACGGGCAACGCCCGTACACGCTGGAGCCGCTGATCGACTCGGTCCGCTGCACCGCCGAGGCCGACGTGAGCTGCGTACTCAAGCAGGTCGCCGAGGGGGAGTGGGCGGTCTCCATGCGCAGCAAGGGCGCGATGGACGTGAGCCGGGTGGCGGTGGCCCTCGGCGGTGGCGGACACCGCCTGGCGGCCGGCTTCACCGCGTACGGGTCGGTGCCGGAGGTCATCGAGGCGATCCGGACCGAGCTGGGCCGGGGCGGGGTCGCACTGGACCTGGGCGGGACCGCCGCCTCTGAGCTGCAAGATCAGGAGTAA
- the rpsO gene encoding 30S ribosomal protein S15: MALDQEAKSKIRQEYATVEGDTGSPEVQVAVLTKRIAELTEHLKVHKHDHHSRRGLLLLVGRRRRLLNYMQKKDISRYRSLIERLGLRR; encoded by the coding sequence ATGGCGCTCGACCAGGAAGCAAAGAGCAAGATCCGGCAGGAGTACGCGACCGTCGAGGGTGACACCGGGTCGCCCGAGGTGCAGGTCGCGGTCCTGACCAAGCGGATCGCCGAACTCACCGAGCACCTCAAGGTGCACAAGCACGACCACCACAGCCGTCGTGGTCTGTTGCTGCTCGTCGGCCGCCGCCGCCGGTTGCTCAACTACATGCAGAAGAAGGACATCAGCCGCTACCGGTCGCTCATCGAGCGGCTCGGCCTGCGGCGGTGA
- a CDS encoding bifunctional riboflavin kinase/FAD synthetase — translation MQRWRGYHGAPVGWGRSVVTIGVFDGIHKGHQAIIGHAVKRARDMGVQSVVVTFDPHPAEVVRAGSHPAVLTEPARKAELIEALGVDVLCVVPFTPDFSRLSPEAFVHDVLVEQLHAALVVVGENFRFGHRAAGDVALLERLGRTFGFGVEGAPLVSDEETVFSSTYIRACVAAGDVTAAVAALGRPHRLEGVVVRGDQRGREIGFPTANLLCHRYAAVPADGIYAAWLIRRGGRAGQRAERLPAAVSIGTNPTFSGRERRVEAYVLDFSDDLYGERLALDFVAYLREMRSYDGIEPLVAQIAEDVAQTRRALADPA, via the coding sequence ATGCAGCGGTGGCGCGGGTACCACGGAGCACCGGTGGGCTGGGGCCGGTCGGTCGTCACCATCGGCGTCTTCGACGGGATACACAAGGGGCACCAGGCGATCATCGGGCACGCCGTGAAGCGGGCCCGGGACATGGGCGTGCAGTCGGTCGTGGTCACCTTCGACCCGCATCCGGCCGAGGTGGTCCGGGCGGGCTCGCATCCGGCCGTACTGACCGAACCCGCCCGGAAGGCAGAGTTGATCGAGGCGCTCGGGGTCGACGTACTCTGCGTGGTGCCGTTCACCCCGGACTTCTCCCGGCTGTCGCCGGAGGCGTTCGTGCACGACGTACTGGTCGAGCAGTTGCACGCCGCGCTGGTGGTGGTCGGGGAGAACTTCCGGTTCGGGCACCGGGCCGCAGGCGACGTGGCACTGCTGGAGCGGCTCGGCCGGACCTTCGGGTTCGGCGTCGAGGGTGCGCCGCTGGTCTCCGACGAGGAGACGGTCTTCTCGTCCACCTACATCCGGGCCTGCGTCGCCGCCGGTGACGTCACCGCCGCGGTGGCGGCACTGGGCCGGCCGCACCGGCTGGAGGGCGTGGTGGTCCGGGGTGACCAGCGCGGCCGGGAGATCGGCTTTCCGACCGCCAACCTGCTCTGCCACCGCTACGCGGCGGTGCCGGCGGACGGGATCTACGCGGCCTGGCTGATCCGCCGGGGCGGCCGGGCGGGGCAGCGCGCCGAACGGCTGCCCGCTGCCGTGTCCATCGGGACGAACCCGACATTCTCCGGCCGGGAGCGCCGGGTCGAGGCGTACGTCCTGGACTTCTCGGACGATCTCTACGGTGAGCGGCTCGCGTTGGACTTCGTCGCGTACCTGCGGGAGATGCGCTCCTACGACGGCATCGAGCCACTGGTCGCGCAGATCGCCGAGGACGTCGCCCAGACCCGCCGGGCGCTGGCCGACCCGGCCTGA
- a CDS encoding MATE family efflux transporter, whose amino-acid sequence MSQPASPPPDAAVPDTAVQDEAVPDAVASTAVAAPPPAAGASARRIAGLALPALVVLAAEPLYVLVDTAVLGHLGSVPLAALAVGGPVMTLVVWIGTVTAYGTTGRAARRFGYGDRSAAVAEGVQSSWLALAAGLLLAVVMQFAAGPLARTVAGAGSPEVADGAALWLRIAAIGAPGLLLAAAGNGWMRGVQDTRRPLYFVLGPNLLSAVLCPILVYPAGLGLAGSAVANAVAQTLCGLLFAGALVAERIPLAPRPRVIAHQLVLSRDLLIRGAAFQASFLSATTVAARFGVAAVGAHQIALQLWFFTALLLDALAIAAQSLVGAALGAGDAATAQLLARRVAVLGGLCGIAFAVIIGAGAGIVPAWFSADLQVREQALVAWPWFAGMQPLAGVVFALDGVLIGAGDIRYLRNLTVLSALGVFLPAIWLTFVFDLGLGGIWAGLTLFVVARLVGLLLRMRSGRWLVLGAIR is encoded by the coding sequence ATGAGCCAGCCCGCCAGCCCGCCTCCGGACGCAGCGGTTCCGGACACAGCGGTTCAAGACGAGGCCGTTCCGGACGCGGTCGCTTCGACGGCGGTCGCCGCACCGCCCCCGGCCGCCGGGGCGTCCGCCCGACGGATCGCCGGGTTGGCCCTGCCCGCGCTGGTGGTACTGGCCGCCGAGCCGCTCTACGTACTCGTCGACACCGCCGTGCTGGGGCACCTCGGCTCGGTGCCGCTCGCCGCGCTCGCCGTCGGCGGTCCGGTGATGACCCTGGTCGTCTGGATCGGCACCGTCACCGCGTACGGCACCACCGGGCGGGCGGCCCGACGATTCGGGTACGGCGACCGGTCCGCCGCCGTCGCCGAGGGCGTCCAGTCGTCCTGGCTCGCCCTCGCCGCCGGCCTGCTGCTGGCCGTCGTGATGCAGTTCGCGGCCGGCCCGCTGGCGCGTACCGTCGCCGGAGCCGGATCCCCCGAGGTGGCCGACGGCGCGGCACTCTGGCTGCGGATCGCGGCCATCGGCGCCCCCGGCCTGCTGCTGGCGGCGGCCGGCAACGGCTGGATGCGCGGCGTGCAGGACACCCGCCGGCCGCTCTACTTCGTGCTCGGGCCCAATCTGCTCTCCGCCGTGCTCTGCCCGATCCTGGTTTACCCGGCCGGCCTCGGCCTGGCCGGTTCGGCGGTGGCCAACGCGGTGGCGCAGACCCTTTGCGGGCTGCTCTTCGCCGGCGCGCTGGTCGCCGAGCGGATTCCGCTGGCTCCCCGGCCCCGGGTGATCGCCCACCAACTCGTGCTCAGCCGGGACCTGTTGATCCGGGGAGCCGCCTTCCAGGCCAGCTTTCTGTCGGCGACCACGGTGGCGGCCCGGTTCGGGGTCGCCGCGGTCGGCGCCCACCAGATCGCACTGCAACTGTGGTTCTTCACCGCACTACTGCTGGACGCGCTGGCAATCGCCGCGCAGTCGCTGGTCGGTGCCGCGCTCGGTGCCGGTGACGCGGCCACCGCCCAGTTGCTGGCCCGCCGGGTCGCGGTGCTCGGCGGACTCTGCGGCATCGCCTTCGCGGTGATCATCGGGGCCGGTGCCGGGATCGTGCCCGCCTGGTTCAGTGCCGATCTCCAGGTACGGGAGCAGGCCCTGGTCGCCTGGCCCTGGTTCGCCGGGATGCAGCCGCTGGCCGGAGTCGTCTTCGCCCTCGACGGGGTGCTGATCGGCGCCGGTGACATCCGCTACCTGCGCAACCTGACCGTGCTGAGCGCGCTCGGCGTCTTCCTGCCGGCGATCTGGCTCACCTTCGTCTTCGACCTCGGACTCGGTGGCATCTGGGCCGGCCTCACCCTCTTCGTCGTGGCCCGGCTGGTCGGGCTGCTGCTCCGGATGCGTTCCGGCCGGTGGCTGGTGCTCGGCGCCATCCGCTGA
- a CDS encoding M16 family metallopeptidase: MRANVAAAGRAGAAVGGGPARAVTRVVDSDPLGGTVRRTVLPSGLRVLTEAIPTMRSVSFGIWVAVGSRDETRPQSGVSHFLEHLLFKGTRKRSALDISAAIEAVGGETNAFTTKEYTCYYARVLDQDLPLAIDVMCDLVADSVLNAADVETERGVILEEIAMHDDEPGDEVHDLLAQAVYGDHPLGRLISGTEETVSPMSRRQIQGFYRRRYTAPSIVIAAAGNLDHAEVVKLVRQAIGGTPLDSEAGTPAPLRPAESRIRTSRPGNLVEHKETEQAHVVLGCPGIGRLDERRFALGVLNNVLGGGMSSRLFQEIRERRGLAYSVYSYSSQYADSGLFAVYAGCAPGKVDEVLELIRVGLAEVAAHGVTDAELARGKGMAKGSYVLNLEDTGSRMSRLAKGELLFGDLLSVDDLLSRIDAVDADEVNTLAAELLSRPMSLAVVGPFGAGDFPAEAG; this comes from the coding sequence ATCCGTGCCAACGTCGCCGCCGCTGGCCGTGCCGGCGCTGCCGTCGGCGGTGGGCCGGCCCGTGCGGTGACCCGGGTCGTGGACAGTGATCCACTCGGCGGCACGGTACGCCGTACCGTCCTGCCCAGCGGGCTGCGGGTACTCACCGAGGCCATCCCCACGATGCGCAGTGTGTCGTTCGGCATCTGGGTGGCGGTCGGCTCGCGGGACGAGACCCGGCCCCAGTCCGGCGTCTCGCACTTCCTGGAACACCTGCTCTTCAAGGGCACCCGGAAGCGGAGCGCCCTGGACATCTCGGCGGCGATCGAGGCGGTGGGCGGCGAGACGAACGCCTTCACCACCAAGGAGTACACCTGCTACTACGCCCGGGTGCTCGACCAGGACCTGCCGCTGGCCATCGACGTGATGTGCGACCTGGTCGCCGACTCGGTGCTGAACGCCGCGGACGTGGAGACCGAGCGCGGGGTGATCCTCGAAGAGATCGCCATGCACGACGACGAGCCCGGTGACGAGGTGCACGACCTGCTGGCCCAGGCGGTCTACGGAGACCATCCGCTGGGCCGGTTGATCTCCGGGACCGAGGAGACGGTCTCTCCGATGTCGCGCCGGCAGATCCAGGGCTTCTACCGGCGCCGGTACACCGCACCGTCGATCGTGATCGCGGCGGCGGGCAACCTGGACCACGCCGAGGTGGTCAAGCTGGTACGGCAGGCGATCGGGGGCACCCCGCTGGACAGCGAGGCCGGCACACCGGCTCCGCTGCGTCCGGCCGAGTCGCGGATCCGGACGAGCCGCCCCGGCAATCTCGTCGAGCACAAGGAGACCGAGCAGGCCCACGTGGTGCTCGGCTGTCCGGGGATCGGCCGACTCGACGAGCGGCGGTTCGCGCTCGGCGTACTCAACAACGTGCTCGGCGGCGGCATGTCCAGCCGGCTCTTCCAGGAGATCCGCGAGCGCCGGGGCCTGGCCTACTCGGTCTACTCCTACTCCAGCCAGTACGCCGACAGCGGCCTCTTCGCCGTCTACGCCGGCTGTGCGCCGGGCAAGGTCGACGAGGTGCTGGAGCTGATCCGCGTCGGACTGGCCGAGGTTGCCGCGCACGGGGTCACCGACGCTGAGCTGGCCCGGGGCAAGGGGATGGCGAAGGGCTCGTACGTGCTCAATCTGGAGGACACCGGGTCCCGGATGAGCCGGCTCGCCAAGGGGGAACTCCTCTTCGGCGATCTGCTCTCCGTCGACGACCTGCTGTCCCGGATCGACGCGGTCGACGCGGACGAGGTCAACACCCTCGCGGCCGAGCTGCTGTCCCGGCCGATGTCGCTGGCCGTGGTGGGTCCGTTCGGCGCGGGTGACTTCCCGGCCGAGGCCGGCTGA
- the truB gene encoding tRNA pseudouridine(55) synthase TruB — protein sequence MGGARVTSPGRLARLALVSVDGLIVVDKPGGMTSHDVVARIRRLARTRRVGHGGTLDPMATGVLVIGVGRATRLLTYVIGAGKGYAATIRLGQSTVTDDAEGEVVSAASAGEVTDAAVHAGLAAMTGEIDQVPSAVSAIKIDGQRAYKRVRDGETVALAARRVTVSRLEPLAVRRESVDGMAVLDVDVLVDCSSGTYIRALARDLGAGLGVGGHLTALRRTAVGGFTLAEALTLPALEERAPDVVNLSVEAAARRFFPERRANVDEAKVLSHGGPLEPAGIEGPYAVFGPEGDLIAIVSERGGRARAEIVLAPA from the coding sequence ATGGGCGGGGCGCGGGTGACGTCGCCGGGCCGTCTGGCACGCTTGGCGCTCGTGAGCGTGGACGGTCTGATCGTGGTCGACAAGCCCGGCGGCATGACGTCGCATGACGTGGTCGCCCGGATCCGTCGGCTGGCCCGGACCCGGCGGGTCGGGCACGGCGGGACGCTGGATCCGATGGCCACCGGAGTACTGGTGATCGGGGTCGGCCGGGCCACCCGGCTGCTGACGTACGTGATCGGCGCCGGCAAGGGCTACGCCGCGACGATCCGGCTCGGCCAGTCGACGGTGACCGACGACGCGGAGGGCGAGGTGGTCAGCGCCGCCTCGGCCGGCGAGGTCACCGACGCCGCCGTGCACGCCGGTCTCGCCGCGATGACCGGAGAGATCGACCAGGTACCGAGCGCGGTCAGCGCGATCAAGATCGACGGCCAGCGGGCGTACAAACGGGTACGCGACGGCGAGACGGTCGCCCTCGCGGCGCGCCGGGTCACGGTCTCCCGACTCGAACCACTGGCCGTCCGGCGGGAGTCGGTCGACGGGATGGCCGTACTGGACGTGGACGTGCTGGTGGACTGCTCGTCCGGGACGTACATCCGGGCGCTGGCCCGGGATCTCGGCGCCGGGCTCGGCGTCGGCGGACATCTCACCGCGCTGCGGCGTACCGCGGTCGGCGGGTTCACCCTCGCCGAGGCGCTGACCCTGCCGGCGCTGGAGGAACGGGCTCCGGACGTGGTCAACCTCTCGGTCGAGGCGGCGGCCCGACGGTTCTTCCCGGAGCGCCGGGCGAACGTCGACGAGGCCAAGGTGCTCTCGCACGGTGGTCCGCTGGAGCCGGCCGGCATCGAAGGCCCGTACGCGGTCTTCGGCCCGGAAGGCGACCTGATCGCTATCGTCAGCGAGCGGGGCGGACGGGCCCGGGCCGAAATCGTGCTCGCACCCGCCTGA
- the rbfA gene encoding 30S ribosome-binding factor RbfA gives MTDQAKVRRHAERVRELVASVVRTQVKDPRLGMITITDARITPDLREATVFYTVLGDASEQAATAAALESAKGLLRSTVGKALGLRHSPSLSFVLDNVQDQVKQIDELLTAARTADAEVQRLAAQAEYAGEPQPYRVEDDEEADDEEADDEEAGDDEDRRSAGGTGARP, from the coding sequence ATGACGGACCAGGCGAAGGTGCGCCGGCATGCGGAACGCGTGCGGGAGTTGGTCGCTTCGGTGGTGCGTACCCAGGTCAAAGATCCCCGACTCGGCATGATTACGATCACCGACGCGCGGATCACCCCTGACCTGCGGGAAGCCACGGTCTTCTACACGGTGCTCGGTGACGCTTCCGAGCAGGCGGCCACCGCCGCCGCCCTGGAGAGCGCCAAGGGGCTGCTGCGGAGCACGGTGGGCAAGGCGCTCGGGTTGCGGCACTCGCCGAGCCTGTCCTTCGTCCTCGACAACGTGCAGGACCAGGTCAAGCAGATCGACGAGCTGCTGACCGCTGCCCGTACCGCCGACGCGGAGGTGCAGCGGCTGGCCGCCCAGGCCGAGTACGCGGGCGAGCCGCAGCCGTACCGGGTCGAGGACGACGAGGAAGCGGACGACGAGGAAGCGGACGACGAGGAAGCGGGCGACGACGAGGACCGGCGGTCAGCGGGCGGAACCGGAGCCCGGCCGTGA